In Octopus bimaculoides isolate UCB-OBI-ISO-001 chromosome 14, ASM119413v2, whole genome shotgun sequence, the following are encoded in one genomic region:
- the LOC106875084 gene encoding protocadherin-18 isoform X2, giving the protein MENMWIHLCFLFSLLETVFSVDLTYRIEEGHSLGTYVGDISADIQLLESAPARDRTLIWFSQLQKDATRNSHLFNVSRAGKLYTAQTLDAESLCTYNTECYETVDIAVQKKESFIKILEIKVIILDINDNHPEFPFKQINHQFSETDGKGTTKSIPNAIDNDVGIRNSQITYQLRKNRDEPFRLSVSKKVDGTSKLGIVLEKPLDREVKDTYNLQVIAKDGGYSQKQGILDVKISVTDVNDNSPVFSKDLYNVSIRNSHKRDIPVVVLSASDSDNGKNGKVSYQYSSKTSELSKSYFLLNKNTGEIFLQRKFSSQQKHMYKLLVEATDGGIPPLSSAAIVLVNVINQENNPPMIDVNFISQSKGISEGIDVGSFIAFVKVTDEDAARNGEVNCDLEHDILQLQTLGRKKYKVVVKNRINRETQSNMQFTIVCRDNGIPPLETSSDFSLQVIDINDVQPQFTKSVFRFLTYENEEANFPVGFINATDPDLGPGGQLSYSLSTDNNILLPFEISDFGFISTRDSLDREQQDIYEFQVLVKDNGSPSLSNTAKVVVEVMDENDNAPYFTFPSVKSFSLDVYYNPQSENDITTLRASDRDSHVNAFLRYEILGGNDRQLFSVSPYTGVVSFSRTVYQNDAGLYELQFIVKDSGSPMMSATTTLSLSLTVSNKTSKMYTALDVQSEDKIHINFVIITIVAAVIVSVAIVVSITICIIQRNNQRDIQYYDAPEASNKFLSESKQSEYMSDHLSTNYNIPVTMVIDQNTNRNSPATLPKRKSPSDYKAQSWKGSSLGVQLHSNIQGSNQILTHYNQSTLRSPAENRCHRC; this is encoded by the coding sequence ATGGAAAACATGTGGATACAtctgtgttttttgttttcattattggaAACTGTATTTTCTGTAGATTTAACCTATCGAATAGAGGAAGGTCATAGTTTAGGTACCTACGTAGGTGATATTTCTGCTGATATTCAGCTATTAGAGAGTGCTCCCGCACGAGACCGCACTCTTATATGGTTTAGCCAATTGCAAAAGGACGCAACCAGAAACTCTCATTTGTTTAACGTGTCTCGTGCGGGGAAACTGTACACGGCTCAAACACTGGATGCCGAATCGTTGTGTACGTATAATACTGAATGCTACGAAACTGTGGACATTGCCGTACAAAAGAAAgaatctttcattaaaattttagaaataaaagtgaTTATTTTAGACATCAACGACAACCACCCTGAATTTCCTTTTAAACAAATTAATCACCAGTTTTCAGAGACTGACGGTAAAGGAACCACAAAATCTATACCAAACGCCATTGACAATGATGTTGGCATTAGAAATTCGCAAATAACTTATCAACTCAGGAAAAACAGAGACGAACCATTTAGATTGTCGGTTTCCAAAAAAGTAGACGGTACATCGAAACTTGGAATTGTTCTTGAAAAACCTTTAGACAGGGAAGTGAAAGATACTTACAACCTTCAGGTAATAGCGAAAGACGGAGGATATTCACAAAAACAAGGTATTTTAGATGTCAAGATTTCGGTGACTGATGTCAATGACAATTCTCCTGTATTTAGCAAGGACCTTTATAATGTATCAATCAGAAATTCCCACAAAAGAGATATACCCGTTGTCGTTTTATCTGCCAGTGATTCTGATAACGGTAAAAATGGTAAAGTATCATACCAATACAGTTCTAAGACGTCAGAATTATCCAAATCTTATTTCTTGTTAAATAAAAACACCGGAGAAATATTTTTACAGCGAAAATTTTCTTCACAGCAAAAACATATGTACAAGTTATTGGTGGAGGCCACGGACGGAGGCATCCCTCCTCTTAGTTCTGCTGCCATTGTTCTTGTGAATGTCATAAATCAAGAAAATAACCCTCCGATGATTGATGTCAACTTTATCTCTCAGTCCAAAGGAATTTCCGAAGGGATCGATGTTGGCAGCTTTATAGCTTTCGTGAAAGTCACAGACGAAGACGCTGCCAGAAACGGTGAAGTAAATTGTGATCTTGAACACGATATTTTACAACTGCAGACTTtaggaaggaaaaaatataaagtggTTGTTAAAAACCGCATTAACAGAGAGACACAAAGCAACATGCAGTTCACCATTGTTTGTCGAGACAACGGTATTCCCCCACTGGAGACAAGCAGTGATTTTTCTCTGCAAGTAATAGACATTAACGATGTGCAACCTCAGTTCACTAAATCTGTGTTCAGGTTTTTAACGTACGAAAACGAAGAGGCGAATTTCCCTGTCGGGTTCATCAATGCCACTGATCCAGATTTAGGGCCTGGGGGTCAACTATCGTATTCTTTATCGACCGACAATAACATTCTGCTCCCGTTTGAGATTTCAGATTTCGGATTCATTTCGACACGTGACTCGTTAGACAGAGAGCAACAGGATATTTATGAATTCCAAGTTTTAGTCAAAGACAATGGGAGTCCGTCACTAAGTAACACAGCTAAAGTAGTTGTGGAAGTAATGGATGAGAACGACAACGCCCCATATTTCACCTTCCCCAGTGTAAAATCCTTCAGTTTGGATGTTTATTACAATCCACAGAGTGAAAACGATATCACCACATTAAGAGCCTCAGATAGAGATAGTCATGTAAATGCTTTCCTTCGCTACGAAATACTCGGAGGAAACGACAGACAACTATTTTCTGTTAGTCCTTATACCGGAGTAGTGTCCTTCTCTCGAACTGTTTACCAAAACGATGCCGGTCTATACGAGCTTCAATTCATTGTCAAAGACAGTGGTAGTCCGATGATGTCCGCGACTACAACTTTGTCCTTGTCCCTGACCGTCAGCAACAAGACATCGAAAATGTACACGGCCCTCGATGTCCAGTCGGAggacaaaatacatataaatttcgtGATAATTACCATAGTGGCAGCTGTCATCGTATCAGTGGCCATCGTGGTTTCCATAACCATATGTATTATCCAAAGAAACAACCAAAGAGACATTCAATACTATGACGCCCCAGAAGCTTCTAACAAATTCCTTTCGGAAAGCAAACAGTCAGAATACATGTCCGACCATCTTTCCACAAACTATAACATCCCCGTTACTATGGTGATTGACCAAAACACCAACAGAAATTCACCAGCAACGTTACCAAAACGAAAATCACCCTCGGATTATAAAGCTCAAAGTTGGAAAGGGTCATCTCTTGGAGTACAATTACATTCAAATATCCAGGGCTCTAATCAG
- the LOC106875084 gene encoding protocadherin beta-15 isoform X1: protein MENMWIHLCFLFSLLETVFSVDLTYRIEEGHSLGTYVGDISADIQLLESAPARDRTLIWFSQLQKDATRNSHLFNVSRAGKLYTAQTLDAESLCTYNTECYETVDIAVQKKESFIKILEIKVIILDINDNHPEFPFKQINHQFSETDGKGTTKSIPNAIDNDVGIRNSQITYQLRKNRDEPFRLSVSKKVDGTSKLGIVLEKPLDREVKDTYNLQVIAKDGGYSQKQGILDVKISVTDVNDNSPVFSKDLYNVSIRNSHKRDIPVVVLSASDSDNGKNGKVSYQYSSKTSELSKSYFLLNKNTGEIFLQRKFSSQQKHMYKLLVEATDGGIPPLSSAAIVLVNVINQENNPPMIDVNFISQSKGISEGIDVGSFIAFVKVTDEDAARNGEVNCDLEHDILQLQTLGRKKYKVVVKNRINRETQSNMQFTIVCRDNGIPPLETSSDFSLQVIDINDVQPQFTKSVFRFLTYENEEANFPVGFINATDPDLGPGGQLSYSLSTDNNILLPFEISDFGFISTRDSLDREQQDIYEFQVLVKDNGSPSLSNTAKVVVEVMDENDNAPYFTFPSVKSFSLDVYYNPQSENDITTLRASDRDSHVNAFLRYEILGGNDRQLFSVSPYTGVVSFSRTVYQNDAGLYELQFIVKDSGSPMMSATTTLSLSLTVSNKTSKMYTALDVQSEDKIHINFVIITIVAAVIVSVAIVVSITICIIQRNNQRDIQYYDAPEASNKFLSESKQSEYMSDHLSTNYNIPVTMVIDQNTNRNSPATLPKRKSPSDYKAQSWKGSSLGVQLHSNIQGSNQMCLPETACVVKEEKLAIMSPENFSDLSTLSSCGDSGRGWNMGTSTHYEELADPYSLQPKHSKIAGRKPMPPMLSRPKNAKSSSSDSVHGNNSPISSNSNDVIDLKSIRGGSISKLQPWNLPLRNSFTSYSKPLPALPKIPYS from the exons ATGGAAAACATGTGGATACAtctgtgttttttgttttcattattggaAACTGTATTTTCTGTAGATTTAACCTATCGAATAGAGGAAGGTCATAGTTTAGGTACCTACGTAGGTGATATTTCTGCTGATATTCAGCTATTAGAGAGTGCTCCCGCACGAGACCGCACTCTTATATGGTTTAGCCAATTGCAAAAGGACGCAACCAGAAACTCTCATTTGTTTAACGTGTCTCGTGCGGGGAAACTGTACACGGCTCAAACACTGGATGCCGAATCGTTGTGTACGTATAATACTGAATGCTACGAAACTGTGGACATTGCCGTACAAAAGAAAgaatctttcattaaaattttagaaataaaagtgaTTATTTTAGACATCAACGACAACCACCCTGAATTTCCTTTTAAACAAATTAATCACCAGTTTTCAGAGACTGACGGTAAAGGAACCACAAAATCTATACCAAACGCCATTGACAATGATGTTGGCATTAGAAATTCGCAAATAACTTATCAACTCAGGAAAAACAGAGACGAACCATTTAGATTGTCGGTTTCCAAAAAAGTAGACGGTACATCGAAACTTGGAATTGTTCTTGAAAAACCTTTAGACAGGGAAGTGAAAGATACTTACAACCTTCAGGTAATAGCGAAAGACGGAGGATATTCACAAAAACAAGGTATTTTAGATGTCAAGATTTCGGTGACTGATGTCAATGACAATTCTCCTGTATTTAGCAAGGACCTTTATAATGTATCAATCAGAAATTCCCACAAAAGAGATATACCCGTTGTCGTTTTATCTGCCAGTGATTCTGATAACGGTAAAAATGGTAAAGTATCATACCAATACAGTTCTAAGACGTCAGAATTATCCAAATCTTATTTCTTGTTAAATAAAAACACCGGAGAAATATTTTTACAGCGAAAATTTTCTTCACAGCAAAAACATATGTACAAGTTATTGGTGGAGGCCACGGACGGAGGCATCCCTCCTCTTAGTTCTGCTGCCATTGTTCTTGTGAATGTCATAAATCAAGAAAATAACCCTCCGATGATTGATGTCAACTTTATCTCTCAGTCCAAAGGAATTTCCGAAGGGATCGATGTTGGCAGCTTTATAGCTTTCGTGAAAGTCACAGACGAAGACGCTGCCAGAAACGGTGAAGTAAATTGTGATCTTGAACACGATATTTTACAACTGCAGACTTtaggaaggaaaaaatataaagtggTTGTTAAAAACCGCATTAACAGAGAGACACAAAGCAACATGCAGTTCACCATTGTTTGTCGAGACAACGGTATTCCCCCACTGGAGACAAGCAGTGATTTTTCTCTGCAAGTAATAGACATTAACGATGTGCAACCTCAGTTCACTAAATCTGTGTTCAGGTTTTTAACGTACGAAAACGAAGAGGCGAATTTCCCTGTCGGGTTCATCAATGCCACTGATCCAGATTTAGGGCCTGGGGGTCAACTATCGTATTCTTTATCGACCGACAATAACATTCTGCTCCCGTTTGAGATTTCAGATTTCGGATTCATTTCGACACGTGACTCGTTAGACAGAGAGCAACAGGATATTTATGAATTCCAAGTTTTAGTCAAAGACAATGGGAGTCCGTCACTAAGTAACACAGCTAAAGTAGTTGTGGAAGTAATGGATGAGAACGACAACGCCCCATATTTCACCTTCCCCAGTGTAAAATCCTTCAGTTTGGATGTTTATTACAATCCACAGAGTGAAAACGATATCACCACATTAAGAGCCTCAGATAGAGATAGTCATGTAAATGCTTTCCTTCGCTACGAAATACTCGGAGGAAACGACAGACAACTATTTTCTGTTAGTCCTTATACCGGAGTAGTGTCCTTCTCTCGAACTGTTTACCAAAACGATGCCGGTCTATACGAGCTTCAATTCATTGTCAAAGACAGTGGTAGTCCGATGATGTCCGCGACTACAACTTTGTCCTTGTCCCTGACCGTCAGCAACAAGACATCGAAAATGTACACGGCCCTCGATGTCCAGTCGGAggacaaaatacatataaatttcgtGATAATTACCATAGTGGCAGCTGTCATCGTATCAGTGGCCATCGTGGTTTCCATAACCATATGTATTATCCAAAGAAACAACCAAAGAGACATTCAATACTATGACGCCCCAGAAGCTTCTAACAAATTCCTTTCGGAAAGCAAACAGTCAGAATACATGTCCGACCATCTTTCCACAAACTATAACATCCCCGTTACTATGGTGATTGACCAAAACACCAACAGAAATTCACCAGCAACGTTACCAAAACGAAAATCACCCTCGGATTATAAAGCTCAAAGTTGGAAAGGGTCATCTCTTGGAGTACAATTACATTCAAATATCCAGGGCTCTAATCAG atgtgtctcccAGAGACTGCTTGtgttgtgaaagaagaaaaactagcaATAATGTCTCCAGAAAACTTCAGTGATCTTTCAACCCTGTCTTCTTGTGGTGACAGTGGACGCGGCTGGAATATGGGAACAAGCACTCATTATGAGGAACTAGCAG
- the LOC106875084 gene encoding protocadherin gamma-A4 isoform X3, translated as MENMWIHLCFLFSLLETVFSVDLTYRIEEGHSLGTYVGDISADIQLLESAPARDRTLIWFSQLQKDATRNSHLFNVSRAGKLYTAQTLDAESLCTYNTECYETVDIAVQKKESFIKILEIKVIILDINDNHPEFPFKQINHQFSETDGKGTTKSIPNAIDNDVGIRNSQITYQLRKNRDEPFRLSVSKKVDGTSKLGIVLEKPLDREVKDTYNLQVIAKDGGYSQKQGILDVKISVTDVNDNSPVFSKDLYNVSIRNSHKRDIPVVVLSASDSDNGKNGKVSYQYSSKTSELSKSYFLLNKNTGEIFLQRKFSSQQKHMYKLLVEATDGGIPPLSSAAIVLVNVINQENNPPMIDVNFISQSKGISEGIDVGSFIAFVKVTDEDAARNGEVNCDLEHDILQLQTLGRKKYKVVVKNRINRETQSNMQFTIVCRDNGIPPLETSSDFSLQVIDINDVQPQFTKSVFRFLTYENEEANFPVGFINATDPDLGPGGQLSYSLSTDNNILLPFEISDFGFISTRDSLDREQQDIYEFQVLVKDNGSPSLSNTAKVVVEVMDENDNAPYFTFPSVKSFSLDVYYNPQSENDITTLRASDRDSHVNAFLRYEILGGNDRQLFSVSPYTGVVSFSRTVYQNDAGLYELQFIVKDSGSPMMSATTTLSLSLTVSNKTSKMYTALDVQSEDKIHINFVIITIVAAVIVSVAIVVSITICIIQRNNQRDIQYYDAPEASNKFLSESKQSEYMSDHLSTNYNIPVTMVIDQNTNRNSPATLPKRKSPSDYKAQSWKGSSLGVQLHSNIQGSNQEQFDVFIEKSTF; from the coding sequence ATGGAAAACATGTGGATACAtctgtgttttttgttttcattattggaAACTGTATTTTCTGTAGATTTAACCTATCGAATAGAGGAAGGTCATAGTTTAGGTACCTACGTAGGTGATATTTCTGCTGATATTCAGCTATTAGAGAGTGCTCCCGCACGAGACCGCACTCTTATATGGTTTAGCCAATTGCAAAAGGACGCAACCAGAAACTCTCATTTGTTTAACGTGTCTCGTGCGGGGAAACTGTACACGGCTCAAACACTGGATGCCGAATCGTTGTGTACGTATAATACTGAATGCTACGAAACTGTGGACATTGCCGTACAAAAGAAAgaatctttcattaaaattttagaaataaaagtgaTTATTTTAGACATCAACGACAACCACCCTGAATTTCCTTTTAAACAAATTAATCACCAGTTTTCAGAGACTGACGGTAAAGGAACCACAAAATCTATACCAAACGCCATTGACAATGATGTTGGCATTAGAAATTCGCAAATAACTTATCAACTCAGGAAAAACAGAGACGAACCATTTAGATTGTCGGTTTCCAAAAAAGTAGACGGTACATCGAAACTTGGAATTGTTCTTGAAAAACCTTTAGACAGGGAAGTGAAAGATACTTACAACCTTCAGGTAATAGCGAAAGACGGAGGATATTCACAAAAACAAGGTATTTTAGATGTCAAGATTTCGGTGACTGATGTCAATGACAATTCTCCTGTATTTAGCAAGGACCTTTATAATGTATCAATCAGAAATTCCCACAAAAGAGATATACCCGTTGTCGTTTTATCTGCCAGTGATTCTGATAACGGTAAAAATGGTAAAGTATCATACCAATACAGTTCTAAGACGTCAGAATTATCCAAATCTTATTTCTTGTTAAATAAAAACACCGGAGAAATATTTTTACAGCGAAAATTTTCTTCACAGCAAAAACATATGTACAAGTTATTGGTGGAGGCCACGGACGGAGGCATCCCTCCTCTTAGTTCTGCTGCCATTGTTCTTGTGAATGTCATAAATCAAGAAAATAACCCTCCGATGATTGATGTCAACTTTATCTCTCAGTCCAAAGGAATTTCCGAAGGGATCGATGTTGGCAGCTTTATAGCTTTCGTGAAAGTCACAGACGAAGACGCTGCCAGAAACGGTGAAGTAAATTGTGATCTTGAACACGATATTTTACAACTGCAGACTTtaggaaggaaaaaatataaagtggTTGTTAAAAACCGCATTAACAGAGAGACACAAAGCAACATGCAGTTCACCATTGTTTGTCGAGACAACGGTATTCCCCCACTGGAGACAAGCAGTGATTTTTCTCTGCAAGTAATAGACATTAACGATGTGCAACCTCAGTTCACTAAATCTGTGTTCAGGTTTTTAACGTACGAAAACGAAGAGGCGAATTTCCCTGTCGGGTTCATCAATGCCACTGATCCAGATTTAGGGCCTGGGGGTCAACTATCGTATTCTTTATCGACCGACAATAACATTCTGCTCCCGTTTGAGATTTCAGATTTCGGATTCATTTCGACACGTGACTCGTTAGACAGAGAGCAACAGGATATTTATGAATTCCAAGTTTTAGTCAAAGACAATGGGAGTCCGTCACTAAGTAACACAGCTAAAGTAGTTGTGGAAGTAATGGATGAGAACGACAACGCCCCATATTTCACCTTCCCCAGTGTAAAATCCTTCAGTTTGGATGTTTATTACAATCCACAGAGTGAAAACGATATCACCACATTAAGAGCCTCAGATAGAGATAGTCATGTAAATGCTTTCCTTCGCTACGAAATACTCGGAGGAAACGACAGACAACTATTTTCTGTTAGTCCTTATACCGGAGTAGTGTCCTTCTCTCGAACTGTTTACCAAAACGATGCCGGTCTATACGAGCTTCAATTCATTGTCAAAGACAGTGGTAGTCCGATGATGTCCGCGACTACAACTTTGTCCTTGTCCCTGACCGTCAGCAACAAGACATCGAAAATGTACACGGCCCTCGATGTCCAGTCGGAggacaaaatacatataaatttcgtGATAATTACCATAGTGGCAGCTGTCATCGTATCAGTGGCCATCGTGGTTTCCATAACCATATGTATTATCCAAAGAAACAACCAAAGAGACATTCAATACTATGACGCCCCAGAAGCTTCTAACAAATTCCTTTCGGAAAGCAAACAGTCAGAATACATGTCCGACCATCTTTCCACAAACTATAACATCCCCGTTACTATGGTGATTGACCAAAACACCAACAGAAATTCACCAGCAACGTTACCAAAACGAAAATCACCCTCGGATTATAAAGCTCAAAGTTGGAAAGGGTCATCTCTTGGAGTACAATTACATTCAAATATCCAGGGCTCTAATCAG